In Rhineura floridana isolate rRhiFlo1 chromosome 12, rRhiFlo1.hap2, whole genome shotgun sequence, a single window of DNA contains:
- the LOC133368455 gene encoding NXPE family member 4-like, with product MEWAEKDKEVKRILAKLDQLMPSVTFTDINTTTSAKNSKATILNRRSSYCVGDPLMVRLDLYDHLGKRKEYGGDFLRARIYSSGLKAGASGRITDYRNGTYLVNFTLFWAGDVRVSLLLIHPSEAVSALWAARKKGYDKIAFTGNFLNGTSDLFTECGFVINTNAELCEYLDERDQEAFYCVKPKNAPCEAFVRLKSDNKNVSYLMELEQSLLNSSNTGTEIPQTFRDIHVYFCERKKTMAMEKCRVGMTSPSPSGFVWQNHWHPVFCSVPSFNTFSTFKWIDICLKRKLIYLLGDSTVRQWMEYIASRVRSFKYLDTHGAGKHQNLIAVDMTKNIQIQWKKHGHPLVTIIEYMVRDHSYIAREIDNMAGDRDTTIVIAVGQHFRPFPIELFIQRMINIRGAIERLLLRSPDTKVIIKAENIREINIDQERFSDFHGYAQNLALKDVFRDMKVGFIDAWDMTAAYGTKILHPPENVVGNQINMFLTYIC from the exons ATGGAGTGGGCAGAAAAGGACAAAGAAGTGAAAAGGATCCTTGCCAAATTGGACCAGCTGATGCCCAGTGTCACTTTCACAGACATAAACACCACCACAAGTGCCAAGAACAGCAAGGCCACCATATTAAACCGTAGGAGCTCATATTGCGTCGGAGATCCCTTGATGGTTCGGCTGGATTTGTACGACCActtggggaagaggaaggagtacGGAGGGGACTTCTTGCGAGCGAGGATCTACTCTTCAGGCCTTAAGGCCGGAGCCTCTGGGCGTATCACAGACTATAGGAATGGCACATACCTGGTCAATTTCACTTTATTTTGGGCAGGCGATGTCAGGGTGTCCCTCTTGCTCATCCACCCCAGCGAAGCAGTTTCTGCCCTGTGGGCAGCGAGGAAGAAAGGCTATGACAAAATAGCTTTCACGGgcaattttttaaatggaacatcAGACCTCTTCACTGAATGTGGTTTTGTCATTAACACAAATGCAGAACTGTGTGAGTATCTAGATGAGCGAGACCAAGAGGCCTTCTACTGCGTGAAACCAAAGAATGCGCCTTGTGAAGCTTTTGTTCGCCTGAAGTCCGACAATAAAAATGTCTCATATCTCATGGAATTGGAACAGAGTCTTTTAAATAG TTCAAACACTGGCACTGAGATCCCTCAGACGTTCAGGGACATTCACGTCTATTTCTGTGAAA GGAAGAAGACAATGGCAATGGAGAAATGCAGGGTTGGGATGACCTCCCCATCTCCCAGTGGCTTTGTGTGGCAGAACCATTGGCACCCCGTGTTCTGCAGCGTGCCCAGTTTCAACACTTTCAGCACCTTTAAATGGATTGACATTTGCTTGAAACGAAAGCTGATTTACCTCTTGGGAGACTCTACTGTGCGGCAATGGATGGAGTATATTGCATCGAGAGTGAGAT CATTCAAATATCTTGACACTCATGGAGCTGGGAAGCACCAGAACTTGATTGCTGTGGACATGACAAAAAACATTCAAATCCAGTGGAAAAAACACGGCCATCCCTTAGTCACTATTATAGAATATATGGTAAGAGATCACAGCTACATTGCTCGGGAGATTGACAACATGGCAGGCGACAGAGACacaactattgttattgctgtGGGCCAGCACTTTCGTCCCTTCCCCATCGAGCTCTTCATTCAAAGAATGATTAACATCCGGGGAGCCATCGAGCGCCTTCTCTTGAGGAGCCCAGATACAAAGGTCATCATCAAAGCAGAGAACATCCGGGAGATAAACATTGACCAGGAGCGATTTTCGGACTTCCATGGCTATGCCCAAAACCTTGCACTAAAGGATGTTTTTCGGGACATGAAGGTTGGCTTCATTGATGCCTGGGACATGACGGCTGCCTATGGCACAAAAATTCTTCACCCACCAGAAAATGTGGTTGGGAATCagattaatatgtttttaacttataTATGTTAA
- the LOC133368285 gene encoding nicotinamide N-methyltransferase-like, which produces MAEFTGGDVYQAEFDPKAYLEYFKFGEGTLGDEVLEFVLGCFCKTFTSGRLKGETLIDIGSGPTIYQLLSACESFESIIASDYVDQNCQEIEKWLKNEPGAFDWTPVVKYVCKLEGKRDKWAEKEAKLRRTIKGVLKCDVHQSNPMGPSSLPQADCLLSAECLESACKDLSSFRAALKNISSLLKLGGHLVLSGVLGCTFYMVGPRTFSSLFLTEEFLREALGQGGFAITEFEMRPRIDKTMMETSDFSAGYFIVACKEKEA; this is translated from the exons ATGGCAGAATTTACTGGAGGAGACGTTTACCAGGCAGAATTCGACCCCAAAGCCTATCTGGAATATTTCAAGTTTGGAGAAGGCACCTTGGGGGATGAAGTCCTCGAATTTGTCTTGGGATGCTTTTGCAAAACATTTACTTCAG GGCGTCTAAAAGGTGAGACCCTGATCGATATTGGGAGTGGCCCCACCATCTACCAACTCCTCTCGGCCTGTGAGTCTTTTGAGAGCATCATTGCCTCCGATTATGTCGACCAGAACTGCCAGGAAATTGAAAAATGGCTGAAGAATGAGCCGGGAGCTTTTGACTGGACCCCGGTGGTGAAGTATGTGTGTAAGCTGGAAGGAAAGAG GGACAAGTGGGCAGAAAAGGAGGCAAAGCTACGAAGAACCATCAAAGGTGTTCTGAAATGTGACGTCCATCAAAGCAACCCAATGGGTCcgtcctctttgcctcaggcTGACTGCCTGCTCTCTGCAGAATGCCTCGAGTCTGCTTGCAAAGACCTCAGCAGCTTCCGGGCTGCTCTGAAGAACATCAGCTCTCTGCTGAAGCTTGGGGGGCATTTGGTGCTCAGTGGAGTTTTGGGGTGTACGTTCTACATGGTTGGCCCCCGTACATTCTCCAGCTTGTTCCTGACGGAGGAATTCTTGAGAGAGGCCCTTGGCCAAGGCGGATTTGCCATTACTGAGTTTGAGATGCGGCCCAGAATTGACAAAACAATGATGGAGACCAGTGATTTCTCTGCAGGGTACTTCATCGTTGCATGCAAGGAGAAAGAGGCCTAA